The DNA segment AGGGCCCACGTTTTTTTATATTCTTAGAGAATTGTATACATAACCTTTTGTAAAGCGGGAATAGGGAAGGGAGGAGGGTCTGACATGGAAAATATGCAAGAAGAAATCCTTGAATATCTAGAGAAAATCATTGAAGAAGAAAAACAGCTTGCACGAAAGGGTGAGATCCCTGATTATATCGAAGCCGTGGATAATAATGACCATGGGGCTGTAACGGTGTCACTGACCTCAACGAATGGCACAACCGTGCGCGCAGGCGATTACGAGGGGCGCTTTTCCTTGCAAAGTATTGCTAAGCTATTTCCGCTAGCACTCGCTTTAATGGATCATGGAAGTGAAGAAGTATTTAAATATACCGGGAAAGCGCCAACCGGTAACGTCTACCACTCCCTGATCCAAATGGAGATGCAGGAGAAGGAGAAGCCACTTAATCCATTAGTGAATTCAGGAGCTATTGTTATGTGTGGGTTAATGAAGGGGAAGGATGCCGATGAGAAGGTTGAGCGTATCTTATCTCTTGCCAGAAAAATGACTGGTAACCCTGATTTATCTTACAACGAAGAAGTGTACCAAGCAGAGGATCAGGACCTAAACCGATCACTCTTTTACTATAATCGACATAATGGCTTTATTAAAGGTGAGTTTGAAGATACACTCCCTGTCTATTGGAAAATGACTGCGATTGAAGTCACCATTGAAGAACTCTCAAATATGGCTGCTGTCATCGCAAATCATGGAATTTGCGTGCATTCAGGAGAAGAATTAATCCCTACGGATGTTGTCACAACATTAAAGGCATTTATGACTACATGTGGCATGTATGATGAATCAGGCTCCTTTGCTTTAGAAGTTGGGATTCCAGCTAAAAGTGGGGTATCCGGAAGTATCGTAGCCGCTATACCTGGGAAACTCGGGATCGGAGTGATGGGACCGGACTTAAATCAATACAGTAATAGCATCGCAGGTATTCGAATGTTAAAGAAAATATCAGACAAATGGAAGCTAAGTATTTTTAGTAAGGATGAGATAGGCGAAGAAAAAGGAGAATCCTAGGTTGTTCTAGGATTCTCCTTTTTTGTTTAATAACCCTTTTCATAATCAACAACGTTAATCGTTGGTTTTTTGCCTTCTATATAATTCTTCAGGTTAGGTATGAAGATGTCCTGGATGACGCGCTCCTGGTAATGCTCTGTCGCCCCAGCCGTATGTGGCGTAATGATGACTTCATCCATTTCCCAAAGTGGGCTGTCTTCTTCCAGAGGCTCTTTCTCAAATACATCGAGTCCGGCTCCAGCAATTTGTCCGGATGTTAAGGCGTCGACAAGGTCCGCTTCCTTTACAATTTCACCACGCCCAATGTTAATAAAGAATGCAGTTTCCTTCATGACATGGAATGCATCTTTATCAAAGAGCTGATGTGTTTCCCGTGTTAAAGGAAGGGTGACGACAACGTAATCGCAAGCTGGTAGCATCTCTTGAAGTTGATCCGTTTTGTACATTGTATCTACATACTCATTTTCTTTTCCGGAGTGGCGCAGACCAAGCACATTCATTCCAAACGCTTTGGCAATTTTGGCTGTCTCTTCACCAATCGCACCAACACCAAGGATTCCAATTGTTTTTCCATGGATCTCAAGCTTTAGGCCTTCATTTTCCCATGATTTTGTTTGTTGATTGCGGACATAGGAATGAATTTTGCGAGTGAGTCCGAGCATTAAGGCAAAGATGGTTTCAGATATAGGGTAGGCATGCACACCGTTTGCGCTTGTTACAGTGATTCCGCCTTGATTCATTTCTTCAAGTGGTAAGTAATCCACTCCTGCACTCCAAGTCTGTAGCCATTCAAGCGAGCTTGGTTGATTGAAGTTTAAGTTCTTCAACTCTTTTTTCCAACCTACAATGACACTTGCATCTTCAAGCTTAGATTCCCACTTCTCAGGATCTTTCCCGTAATCAATTGACCAATCAGGAGCGACTTCCTTAATTTGTTGAAGCGATTCCTCTGATAAATTGTGTGTAATGACTAAATGTTTGGGTTGTGACATTGTTAGTCCTCCGCATCTGCTTTTTTAGTTAGTGTACCAGAATAAACAGAGAATTTCGTTCATTTTACCTTAACCTACAAGTGGATTTCGTTTTATATAAAGAATAATAGTCGCTAAAACAAGCAGCTCGGCAATAGGAATAGCAAGCCAAACTCCATTCACACCTAGTGCATAAGGGAGTGTGAACAAGATGATCAGCATAAATAAAATCTCGCGCGCAAACGTAATCCAGGTAGCCATTTTTACATTTCCAATAGATTGATAATAGGTCATCATGACAAAATTAGCTCCCATAAACAAATACGCAAAAAAGAATAAACGAATACCTGTTGTCGCTAGGCTTGTGACCGTTTCATCAAAATCTCCAAAAATACTAACGATTGGTCGCGCGCCGAACTGACCTATTATGAAAAAGACTAGACCTGCTATGGCTGCCGTTCGAATAGCAATCTTAATTGTCTGCCGTTTGCGATCCTGTCTGCGTCCTCCATGATAATAACTAATCAATGGTTGAATGGCTGATCCCATTCCAAGGAACATCAGAAGCATAACACCATGTACATAGTTTAAAACGGAGAAGGCGGCCACCCCGTCGGTTCCTGCCAACCTCTCTAATGTCACGTTGTGCGAAACGGTAAAGACAGAAATTCCGACCTCAGCAAGAAAGCTAGGGAATCCCAGCATGATAGCTTGAACAAGTAATGGTCGCTGTAAGCGAAACTTTACTAATTTTAGTTGATTATCTTTCCTGAAAAAGTGAAGGCTCAATACACCAATTCCAAGTGCTGCAGAAATAATTGTTCCATACGCTGCACCTGCAACTCCTAAGTTTAAAACGTATAAAATAATATAGTTCAAAATAACGTTTGTCACAGCTGTCACAATTAAGGCGCTCATCGCAAGTGTTGGATTACGATCATTTCGAACAAACACACTTGTCG comes from the Alkalihalobacillus sp. FSL W8-0930 genome and includes:
- a CDS encoding D-2-hydroxyacid dehydrogenase, coding for MSQPKHLVITHNLSEESLQQIKEVAPDWSIDYGKDPEKWESKLEDASVIVGWKKELKNLNFNQPSSLEWLQTWSAGVDYLPLEEMNQGGITVTSANGVHAYPISETIFALMLGLTRKIHSYVRNQQTKSWENEGLKLEIHGKTIGILGVGAIGEETAKIAKAFGMNVLGLRHSGKENEYVDTMYKTDQLQEMLPACDYVVVTLPLTRETHQLFDKDAFHVMKETAFFINIGRGEIVKEADLVDALTSGQIAGAGLDVFEKEPLEEDSPLWEMDEVIITPHTAGATEHYQERVIQDIFIPNLKNYIEGKKPTINVVDYEKGY
- a CDS encoding MATE family efflux transporter, whose product is MTTQETLTNPLDTQPVGKIFLKYLVPSLVGMLLMALNFVADGIMVGNRLGPVALAGVGIAGPVYTVFVAMSLWIGIGGATLFSQAMGAKDPKKAQFIFTQSLIVIFSATLVIGIIAFIFREPLVYALGANEETYPYASAYLNVMLLFGFVFTVENATSVFVRNDRNPTLAMSALIVTAVTNVILNYIILYVLNLGVAGAAYGTIISAALGIGVLSLHFFRKDNQLKLVKFRLQRPLLVQAIMLGFPSFLAEVGISVFTVSHNVTLERLAGTDGVAAFSVLNYVHGVMLLMFLGMGSAIQPLISYYHGGRRQDRKRQTIKIAIRTAAIAGLVFFIIGQFGARPIVSIFGDFDETVTSLATTGIRLFFFAYLFMGANFVMMTYYQSIGNVKMATWITFAREILFMLIILFTLPYALGVNGVWLAIPIAELLVLATIILYIKRNPLVG
- the glsA gene encoding glutaminase A, which produces MENMQEEILEYLEKIIEEEKQLARKGEIPDYIEAVDNNDHGAVTVSLTSTNGTTVRAGDYEGRFSLQSIAKLFPLALALMDHGSEEVFKYTGKAPTGNVYHSLIQMEMQEKEKPLNPLVNSGAIVMCGLMKGKDADEKVERILSLARKMTGNPDLSYNEEVYQAEDQDLNRSLFYYNRHNGFIKGEFEDTLPVYWKMTAIEVTIEELSNMAAVIANHGICVHSGEELIPTDVVTTLKAFMTTCGMYDESGSFALEVGIPAKSGVSGSIVAAIPGKLGIGVMGPDLNQYSNSIAGIRMLKKISDKWKLSIFSKDEIGEEKGES